The following nucleotide sequence is from Drosophila kikkawai strain 14028-0561.14 chromosome 2L, DkikHiC1v2, whole genome shotgun sequence.
caaatttagagACAGGGTTCAATTTTATCCAAACAGCATGAAAATGAGTTGgccaaaataataagtacacccATTCTTCTAAGCCTAGAACTCGCAAAgtattagatatttttcacTTTCTTCTTCTTATAAGTAAACTTAGATTAATATCCAATAAAACCAAACTTGTTTCAGGTAAcatatgcttttatttttgacaTTCTAGCAGGAAGTCTGTGGCAAGTCAGTACTAGAAACTGAGACCAGATTTCTTCAGCaaatcttcacaaatcttcaaaattttaaaatgttttggttACAATACGACGGTTTATGTTAGGAGACTGACTTGACTAGCTCATAACGGTTACCTCTCTCTTGCCAAAAAGGACCTGTTTGGTCATCTAAGGCCAATTCCGGCGAAattgacatttaaatttgagCTCGAACAGTTTGTCGTAGATTGCATGAGACAAAATTACAAGGACATACACCCCAAAAGGTTCTATTACTTCgaggaaaaaattttcagatGAGGCAAAACTTTAGCACAAATTTTTTGGTGTGGTTTGAACCGGAGGGGTCAAAAAGGTGGAAACAAAATACTTTGGGgtaatgaaacaaaaataattttatttgaaaacgatTCTAGACGCTTTGTACgacaacccaaaaaaaaaatcagctttgagactcaacaaaaaaaagttaagcCCAGAGGCAGATGCATAAAGATCAGGGGTGTTTTTCTTGGCAGGGCGTTGTGCAAATACATCTCATAAATGGTTTTACGACCGAATTCGAACATAGAACTTTTTTAACGGACATCTTCTAACCATATTCTAAGGGAAACATGCCCTTCCGATAGATTTTTCAACGGGATAACGATCCAAAGTATACCTCAAAAGTCATCATGGCCTGGCTTAATGACAAAATAGTAACCATCATCAGTTGGAAAAGTCAGTTTCCGAACTCATACTTCATCGAAAATGTATGGGGAAACTTAAAACGTCGTATTGTaaccaaaacattttaaaattttgaagatttgtgaagatttGCTGAAGAAATCTGGTCTCAGTTTCTAGTACTGACTTGCCACAGACTTCCTGCTAGAAtgtcaaaaataaaagcatatgTTACCTGAAACAAGTTTGGTTTTATTGGATACTAATCTAAGTTTACTTATAAGAAGAAGAAAgtgaaaaatatctaatacTTTCCGAGTTCTAGGCTTAGAAGAATgggtgtacttattattttggcCAACTCATTTTCATGCTGTTTGGATAAAATTGACCCCTGTctctaaatttgaaatgtaaaatccttcagacagttatttttattatctagaataagtacggaaactaaaaataaagtgggttttttccttaagtttattaaacaaattttataggacCTGAAACAAACCTCATACGCATGTACTTATTACAGTagtgtatacattttttatgggTGTCCGAAAAGACAAcctaaaaaaagaagagtgaAACCATTTTCACCCTTCCTTTTTTAGCTTGCCTTTTCAGACATCCATAACAAATGTATGGGTACAAAAAATGACCTGCGCCCGATCCATGCTTGGGTGTGGGATCACCCGAAGCATTTTTTGAATCACTCCCTCGCACCCTTTTGgcagaaacaaaaaaccatCGGGTGCCAAATACACCCGGGTGTTTCCTATTGCAGCAAATAGGGTGCCATAAACACCCGGGTGTCTGAGACACCCGGTGTTTGGCCGGTGCACTTGTAGTTCCGGTGGCATGCTGCAGTTCTCTGGTGCTTACGCGCTTACGCGCTTATGGTATTTCGGTTTTACCTCTGCCGTCTGTATCATGGTGTCTGGTAATTTTTGGGTAATCATCGTTTGAAAGTCGTTAGCTGTCTTCTAACTTGTTTATAGTCGATAGTGTTTTTTACCTGACGAGTGTGGTGTGTTTTAGTTGACTGTATTTTGTTGGGTGTTAATATTCCCTCCCTTCCCCTTAAACATGTGGTTGAGGTATATTCTCTATGTTTTTCCATAGCTATTACTAGACAAATTAGCGATATTACCTTTAACGGACCATCGAATTTTAGTAAAAGCTGTCCCGTTTGCGTTGGTTGTACGTTTGCGCTTTCTCTTGCTTCAAGTGAGCATTTTTGTTAGggtttccattttccatttgtgGTTTTAAGTCTTGGTTTTGTTATTATCGAtataaaacttggacacaatattcttattcttattgagccctttaaataaaaaataaagattgtaaaaaaaagaaagagtgtctgttttctgtttatcGCTTTCTGtactgtaaggaagttcgacggctggggtaggcctcagtcacgtccagggtctctttaacagaaaaatttataaagaaatgggACAACAGGCGTTTTGACGCGCGGTGAGCTGACGTGAGGTGTTGGTTGTCAGCCACCGGGATACGCAGCCAGAAAATGGCTGATTCGGTCTTTGCCGTAGAGCAAAAAGAATCGGCGGAGACGCGCCTTGGGTCGGGCTTATAGCAGGCGCTATAAGGAGACCGAAAGAGACGGAATCGATTATGgggaccaccgcttcctagggcagaatttatggcctaaaatctaggcatttgatttaataaaaaatatttatttaatttgccgCAATACATTTTTCTGTAGTTAGGGTCCACCCTTTTCGCTGgagttaaatattttgaggaaaaatatgtatttataaatttctgcAACGTAGTTCGGAGAAGCTTGGGTCCACCCCTTTTGACTcggcttaaatattttcaaggaatatatttatttataaattggcAACGTATTTTTAAATCGAAGGAGTCGGGGAAGAGcgaaatatttcatttataaatttctcaACGTAGCACAGTAGAGCCTCTCGAGCAATTAGCGTTGCTGTCGGGAGCAGCCGCAGCAATCAACttaatatcaatttaaaatcatttattgtttgccatttggtcAGCATCTCTGACAACAACAATGTAAACAAAAGCTCCCAATTATCTATTTTGCAAAAGATAAGCCGAGATAAGCGACTGCGCTCGCTGCTCTCTCGGACTTACGCACTCTCATCATTTACATCCGCTTTTGATCGCTGGTACGGAGCAGCTCGTTCGCTCTTGCTACCATAATAAACGCATTTAAAATCGAACCACATTCTCGGCTTTCCTTTTAACACCGTTCTGCCACACGCATAATTCTCTCTCGTTAATTATTCGAAAAAAAGGTGGCATAAATTAATGCCTCCTCTAaacatttggtgaccccgacgtCATCGTGAACGTGTGTTAAAGTTAAGCAATTATTAAATATCGTTTTAATAATTCTACGCGCCCTTTGCATGTGTCGCTGCagggccacacacacacaaactctTTTCGCATCGCTTCGCCCGGTATTCGTACATACcgtcatacatacatacatacattgtaCAGTTAGAATCGGCTGCTGTACAGTTTGAATTTTTCTGCATTACGGCAGAGGTCGCTGCCCGTTGTTTTCGGCTCCTTCATTACCCTCAAATTCGTTCTTTGGTTTTCGCTGGCCCAAGTGCAGGTGCAGCGGAAATTTCGTGCGGTGACTTTCGTATACCCTGCAAgcggcaaataaaaattaaaaatgccagCCAAACATACGAAAAAACCTGAGCTCGCGCCTCACGCACCAAACGGCGAGGAGTTTTATCGGGCTAAGGCAGATTCTATGGTACGCCAGCTGGCGGCCCTAAATTCTTTTTTGACAGAGGAGCAGTTGGCCAAGTTCGACGAAAGTGAGTTGCAGGTGCGGTTGGACCTAATCGAGCGCATGTACTCTGACTTCGACAGCTCTCGACTTAACCTCGAACAACTTGTGCTTGAGGAGTTGGAGTCAGATGCGCGCTTAACCTTTACCACGGCATATTGTGAGACAAAAGGAAAAATCTGCCGCCATCTCAACAGCGAGAAGAGAAAGTCATTGGCAAATTCAACTGAGTTGCATGGCATCCTCGGTGGACACGCAGCCGCCTTCAAGTGCAATTCGCGGCCCACCAGGCTACCGGAATTTCAGCTTCCGCGATTTGGCGGAGCATACATCGATTGGCCTGATTTCTACGCCATGTTCAACACTGTGGTGGGAAAGAACGAAGATCTaacaaaagtggaaaagtttCAGCATCTTCGCGCATGTTTGGACGGCATTGCACTGGACGCAATTCGCTCGCTGGAGCCCACGGAAAATAATTACGACAGGGCTTTGGAATTGTTAACGTCGAGATTCGATAATAAATTATGGCACTTTCAGGCACATGTTCGGTCTTTATTCAAGCTACCCGGAGTGGAGAAGGGCTCCGCAAGTAGTCTGCGGCAGTTAAGCGACAAGGCAAATTCTCATTTGCGCGCCCTGGCTACTATGGCCTCTACACAGGAAATATATGACGGCCTCTTAATTCATCTCATCGCTTCAAAACTGGACGTTCAGACCCAGGAGAGGTGGGAAGAAGGATTACCTTCCAAGGAGCTGCCAAGTTGGGATAAATTTTCATCGTTCTTGGACCTTAGATGCAGCATGATGGAAAATTTGGAATACGCTATGGTAAACCAAGCACCTAGCAAGCAGGTTGGAAAAGAAGCTAACAAATTCTGTCGTAGCACCCTCGTTGCTTCATCATCAGCTATGCCATCATGTACCTTGTGCGAGTCTAGGGAACATTATTTGACAAAATGCCCACAGTTCTTAGGATTGAACCCCAATCAGCGGTATAGAGAGTCAAAAAGGCTACATCTTTGTCTCAATTGCCTACGAAAGGGACACAGCCTACAGCAATGCAAGTCTGGCAACTGTAGACACTGCCACCAGAGGCATCATAGTCTTCTTCATTTGGAAACAAATCCCGTTCCAACCCTGGCCCAGCCTGTTCCAGAAATACTTCCGCAAGGATCATCTCACGTCTCTGTAGCCTTGTCCAAAACGCCGCCGTTAGCTTCATCGTCGACTAGAACCGAATACGTCTTGCTTGCCACCGCCATAGTCTACGTAAAAAATCGCTCTGGCGTGTTCGTGCCATGCAGGGCCTTGCTCGATTTGGCTTCTCAAATCAATTTCGTCACATCTCGTTTCGCCAATCAGCTTCagctcaaaatccatcgtTCAGTCATCTCCATATCAGGAATCGGTGAATCCTCGCTCGCTTCGGATaaatcggttcatattttcgCTCAGTCGAGCAACGCAAAGTATAGCACTTCGCTCTCAGCTTGTGTCACCCAATCAATCACCGATTACCACCCGCATTTCGATCTCAATGCGTCTGAATGGAAAATACCGGAAAATCTCGAGCTCGCCGACCCGCTCTTCTACAAAAGTCAACGCATCGACTTGCTTATTGGAGCAAGCATATTCTTCGATTTACTTTGTATGGGACAAATTCGATTAGGCAGCAATTTACCCACTCTGCAGAAAACCAGACTTGGCTGGATCGTCTCAGGGGGTCTATCGGTAGGATCTTCCATTCGCTCATCGTTAGTTTCTTTATCTCAAGAGCCCAGCACTCATTCGGAGTCGGAATCGATCTCTGAGATACTAAAGAGATTTTGGGAAATAGACAACTGCGCAGATTCCACAAAAACCATTTCAAAAGAAGAAGCTCTATGCGAGCAGCTATTTCAGCAGGAATACACTCGGCTTGAATCTGGCCAATATTCGGTACTACTTCCTGCCAAAACTAGTTTCGATGCTCTAGGAGATTCGTATGATCGTGCACTTATTCGTTTTAAATCACTCGAGACCAAATTAGCTAGAAATTTAGAGCTAAAGTCGCAGTATAAAGCCTTTATAGAGGAGTACCTGAACCTTGGTCACATGTCTCTAACAACTAAAAATGCTGCGCCTTATCAGTATTACCTACCTCACCACTGCGTCCAAAAATTGGAaagtacaacaacaaaactgcGAGTTGTTTTCGACGGCTCGGCGAAGTCCACTTCGGGATATTCGTTGAACGATTTGTTGTACGCCGGTCATTCTATTCAACCAAAAATCTTCACTACCCTGCttcgttttcgatttttcaAGGTTGCTTTGTGTGGAGATATTTGCAAAATGTATCGCTGCGTTCGGGTTACGCATCCCCATCAGTTTCTGCAATGTATTCTATGGCGCGATCGGCCAGAAGACGAGATTCAAGTTTACTCGCTTGACACCGTAACCTATGGCAGGAAGCCTGCTGCTTTTTTGGCAATTCGTGCAATGCAGCAGCTATCCTACGATGAAGAAGCGGAATTTCCAGTAGCAGCTAAAATCATACGCACAAACTTCTACGTGGATGATCTAATCGCAGGAGGAGACACCATTGAGGAGGTCGTTGAAATTCGTCAACAAATCAAGGCGCTCCTGGAAAGAGGACACTTTCCAATTCGCAAATGGTGTTCCAACGAACCTGCTGCGCTAGAAGGAGTGGATGACTGGGATCGGgagaaaactttaaagttcCACGACGGAACCGACGTTACAAAGGCGTTAGGTTTATCTTGGGACACGCTATCGGATAGCTTGCTTTTCAGCTTCTCAAACGAATGGACAGAAAAACCCTCAACCAAGCGCAGCATCCTGTCGGCTATCGCTAAGTTTTACGATCCCCTTGGACTAATAGCCCCAATCATAACCAAGCTTAAAATTTTCATGCAGGTCTTATGGAAGGATAAGCTCGACTGGGATGAATCCCTGCCGCAATCTTTGCATTCCGCTTGGTTGGAGCACATAACTCATCGTGCGAAATACATGGATTTTGCGATGCAAGCATGGCAGCTTACGGAGCTTGCATCTATGTTCGATCAGAGAACCAAGGTATCGTTTCGTCGAACCTACTTTGCTCGAAATCAAGAGTCGCACCCTTGAAGACCCTCACGATTCCGAAGCTAGAGTTATCTGCAGCTCTTTTACTCTCTGAGCTTGTCTCTCAAGTGGCACAAATCGCACCTCGATCTTGCACCTTTCATTGTTGGTCAGATTCGACAATAGTCTTGGCTTGGATCCGACAACCTCCATCAGATTTTAACATTTTCGTTTCGAACAGGATTTCGTAGATACAGGAAAGAACTAAGGCAATGGCTTGGAGGCACGTACCGTCACGGCAGAATCCGGCGGACATCTTATCTCGTGGATGTACCCCTATTGAGCTGATGGAATCAAAACTTTGGAGTAAAGGACCGCAGTTCGTACTCACTGATTCTTCTACATGGCCCGATGACTCGCCCCCTGTCAAGGAGCTTCCTGAGCGTCGACGCAGCGCATTGGTGCTGTCGCAGGAAATGGACATCTCACACAGTTGCAAGTTTGGAAACTCGTTTTGGAGAATGCAGAGAGTCTTCGGATATATATATCGGTTCCTTCAAAGGGTCAGCAAGGATCGAGTACGGCATAAAGGAGAGCTTACAGTCGAGGAAATCAAAAGTGGGACTCATCTACTTATTAAAGGAATTCAGCGTGTGCACTTTGCCGAGGATCACAAAGCATTAACCTTGAAGATGAAGCTGTCGCCGAGAAGTAAACTTCTGTCCTTAAACCCATTTATAGATGCAGGAGGTCTAATGCGCG
It contains:
- the LOC121502494 gene encoding uncharacterized protein, with amino-acid sequence MPAKHTKKPELAPHAPNGEEFYRAKADSMVRQLAALNSFLTEEQLAKFDESELQVRLDLIERMYSDFDSSRLNLEQLVLEELESDARLTFTTAYCETKGKICRHLNSEKRKSLANSTELHGILGGHAAAFKCNSRPTRLPEFQLPRFGGAYIDWPDFYAMFNTVVGKNEDLTKVEKFQHLRACLDGIALDAIRSLEPTENNYDRALELLTSRFDNKLWHFQAHVRSLFKLPGVEKGSASSLRQLSDKANSHLRALATMASTQEIYDGLLIHLIASKLDVQTQERWEEGLPSKELPSWDKFSSFLDLRCSMMENLEYAMVNQAPSKQVGKEANKFCRSTLVASSSAMPSCTLCESREHYLTKCPQFLGLNPNQRYRESKRLHLCLNCLRKGHSLQQCKSGNCRHCHQRHHSLLHLETNPVPTLAQPVPEILPQGSSHVSVALSKTPPLASSSTRTEYVLLATAIVYVKNRSGVFVPCRALLDLASQINFVTSRFANQLQLKIHRSVISISGIGESSLASDKSVHIFAQSSNAKYSTSLSACVTQSITDYHPHFDLNASEWKIPENLELADPLFYKSQRIDLLIGASIFFDLLCMGQIRLGSNLPTLQKTRLGWIVSGGLSVGSSIRSSLVSLSQEPSTHSESESISEILKRFWEIDNCADSTKTISKEEALCEQLFQQEYTRLESGQYSVLLPAKTSFDALGDSYDRALIRFKSLETKLARNLELKSQYKAFIEEYLNLGHMSLTTKNAAPYQYYLPHHCVQKLESTTTKLRVVFDGSAKSTSGYSLNDLLYAGHSIQPKIFTTLLRFRFFKVALCGDICKMYRCVRVTHPHQFLQCILWRDRPEDEIQVYSLDTVTYGRKPAAFLAIRAMQQLSYDEEAEFPVAAKIIRTNFYVDDLIAGGDTIEEVVEIRQQIKALLERGHFPIRKWCSNEPAALEGVDDWDREKTLKFHDGTDVTKALGLSWDTLSDSLLFSFSNEWTEKPSTKRSILSAIAKFYDPLGLIAPIITKLKIFMQVLWKDKLDWDESLPQSLHSAWLEHITHRAKYMDFAMQAWQLTELASMFDQRTKVSFRRTYFARNQESHP